TTTTTCTTACTAAGGGGGTTGTGCCatgaaaaagattaaaaaatgcTGACCTGATATAAGTGGGTGACAGGTAGAAATAACTAACGAGGTTGACATTACTCGACCGGCACCGTAATGGTAGTCCGCAGCGTCCTCCCAAACCTTGAACTCTATAATTTGGTTTCATTGTGCCTCTAGGTCTTTACTTGCCCGAGGTGaagatttattgaaaaattcaACTTGTTATTTGGGAAGGTTATGTATTATTCACATCTCTAAGTTATGAGTGATGTTGTTGAATAGAACTGAATGAAACGCTGCAttctaagtaaattattttgattgtgGGTTTCgcagtattttaatatttaaaaaccggccaagagcgtgtcggacacgcccaaaatagggttccgtagccattacgaaaaaattaagtaacatttttctaaggatttcgtattttatacggcaTCTTCAAAGTTGAggtatatttgaaaaaattcaggatggtaggaagtatattaaactttcaaggaaaatataacggctaagtttgcttgagaattattattagtttaagagtaaatagcagcctaaggtataatacctaaacttggatgattccgtataaaatacgaaatacgtagaaaaatattactcaattttttcgtaatggctacggaaccctattttgggcgtgtccgacacgcgtcttggccggttttaaaattattaagcggtacccctggtgttgcagatgtttatgggcggtggtgatctcttaccatcaggagacccacttgctcgtttgccatccagccaaataaaaataaaaaagttatcgTATAGAACtctataagttaggttaggcTTCTTTTTTAACAATTCTGAACTATTAATGGATTTAGAGAAAAAagatttatgaaaaacaatgcattatgacaaacattacattatgaattGCGACAATTATGAGAGTCGATATGAACcccatacatacacacataattAATGacattaatgatgacattattGATGATTGAATTATGATACTCAATTCTCttcggttaaaaatatgaagGTATTTTTAAGAAATAGCAATCATAAATAATAAGAGTACAATTGAGAaatgtacctactacctactataataaaaggttaggtaccatcagccaaatatgtggtctaccaccctaaagttgataattgtttgcatgtcataaaacaataatgccaatagacgtgtctgtcaacttgaaagttcgactttagcgacttattcatttgataggaacttgtttaaacatTGATCGACCACTAATTTGGCTGATGTACAAAGGCCATACAAATTGCGGGAGATTCAAACCCcatagggtaggtacttccagttgtcctagaaacatgaaatttagtacaatccgtgagctcttagaaaaaccttcgggtttcgggggaaatcggaaggattcgttagcagaaaatgacaattgtcttatTGACTTAGTAacaatccatcacgcgaagagtgcactcgttgtgttttcattgatttatatagagcagttaaaaccaccacttacatatttacttagtttgttatttttcggaaattgatttccatggcGAGTCAACTTTAACAGGGTATTaactgtaaatagccaatcacgggaaattgtttatactcgtaatgtatgtaaatattttgcaaagaagctgaaagttttaagaaaagtgttgatcgtaaatattttaatacggttcaagaccgagttatagaagcaacggggatttcgaaaagtacattaaaaaaatattaaatgaaagcagaccaaaaaaattcatttgacatacccaagagaagtagatacagtataacaacagctctataacacctacttccaaataaaagtagagtgttaaggcggggtgttcttaatttaaattaacgatgtaAGGATTCGAAAAttctgattttgttttatttgtatcatgacaaaaatctattatattaaaattagaaaaagaaagaagcgtaatatttacagtaaggtttattttgtactgatggttattctttacttaactttttactgtaactttgaaaagttttgcaagtttataacagaacagaaccgcatatcacgatcgcgtgtcatcgtcaataccggaagcatgcttctaaaatccgaacgtgtttttaagagctcacggagtgaaGGTATGAAGGTAAATCTCATAAGCATAACGCAACCAAGAAGAAAAGTCTGAAAGTCTCTGTGGAAAATCTTaaatttttatgtaagtttGTCGGTATTCAATTTAAAATGACCCAAcgctgcatacattttgcgtaggagcagggctctgctaataCTGAATACTCATGGATACGTGGATAATGGAACCGTCCATGCGCGAGTCCGAGTGGCcagttttttgttttgaaagtaCCGACCTCAAAAAGGTACATGCTGTATTGATGTATGACAGCAATCGATAGGGTCAATCACATGACTATATGCATAGCGCGACCCGCTTTTTGCCTACCTTAGCTTCAATAAAAGTGACAAGATTTATCGACGTATTTACATTACGTCACGCAAATAGCATCTCTTATATTCATTTTGATCGCCTCCATACCATAAATCGAAGGTACTTGTTGCAATTACCATTGTTTTATATTAACCTTTATAAATATCTGCTCAATAATTCATATATCATAATTATCtacatatttacataatttCAGACGAAGCTTTGCTATTTGCTATATGTGTCGTCATTTATTTTGCTTCGCTGGCAAGACGAGTGGCTTAAAGTCTTGACCCAATGCTGCTGGCCACTTTCCCTATTGCCATAATCAACTTTAAACTTAAGCTGGTCAGATTAAGAGATAAGTTAGGGATTAAAAGAAACGCTTAGTAATCTCATAGAGATGGCATTGTGTTAGAAAGACAACAGATCGAAGTTCAATTTAAGGAACTCCGCAgtcaaaatagcaaaaacagaACACATAGAGCTTCGCCGTGTCGGTCTGTTTCTCATCTGTCCACGGCTTAGCTCAGAGACTTGGTACTATACTTAGTAATAGTGGAtcaaaattttcacttttaattttgaaaatttaccgCTTAATTACGGAGCTCTACATTGCACGTATCCCGACACgcaattatttgttttattccttAGGAACCTCTGACACGTGTTTTtgatatgcattttttttaagtatttctaAAATCTCTCTCTTATTTTTAGGCCATAACAATGCAAACTATTTAACGGTTACCTTTGGTTTCTTGTAGTTAATAGTTATATTTTTGCTTCTCATGAGCGCCTATTCTGCGGCTTCTTTGGTCTGCGGGTTTCTGCGTGAGTATCGTGTAAGCTCGCTTGAGCAAAGGTTTCGTAAAACGCTTCTTCGGACAATGCCGCGACAACTGCCGAAGACAAATACTTGTTATCTTATGAATAATGCCGATTATGTTGGGTAAACATGCGTACGAGTgcatttttcacaaaaatgccTTATCATCTACAGGCTGTAGATTAAAGCGGACAGCGGTTTATTTCcctcgtgcctaaaataccacGGCACATTCCCAGAAtaccacatttttcaaaatatttactacATTACATTTACCACATTTCTATGTAGCTTACCAGATTCTCGTTGCACCATGttacaaaatcgaagattactCAATTTTTTGGTGGAATGTCTTATTTTGGACACCTGTACAATTGGaatgtaataaataggtaatgttGTATGTTGAAAAATATGGTATTTTGGAAACGGTATTTTTGGCACAAGCGGTTTATTTTACTACAGAAGTAGAAATTATACGCCTTTTTACCGCCGAAGCAAAAAGGGATCTTGGGGGGAAATGCATCAAtgactgtctgtctggctgtcacatcgtagctctcaaacgaatggacCAATTTCGATTCgtatttttacgtaaaagctAAATTCTTTGCGGTGGTTTCTagctgtttcattaaaatcagttcagctgtttttgagatgcataaagtttgaaatgacaatgacgATATTTTTCAgctttcttaaaataaaaaataggtattcGTGTGTAATTTCACCGTCTATTTAATTGCTGGACCCCAATGACGTCTTTTCAGCTCAGAAAAGAAAACTTAGACCTAAGTACTTAGCGATCGTAAAAGTCTCTTTACATTCTCTGGGTACATCCGCATGAAAGTAGAAATATCCGATCATGCAGTTTACCAGCGGGTGTTTTATGGTCGAACCCTATAACGAGGAGATTTGAGGGTAGAATTTTGTGCAGAAACGGATTTCTTGTTCCTGTCAATCATACCGAAGCGCGATGGTAGCCTGCCCAGGATAAAAGATAAACATTGTAGGCCAGCAGGGCTTGATTTCGCTATGGACTAAGAAGGAAGCAGCTACATGGTGCGCGTGtaagataggtaggtattattttgaaaataatccAACAATCTGACGAGAAAACCATCAGTTTTTAATGACAAGCTTAAAAAAATGAAGACGAAGAACTGAAGGATTTAAGTACTTCAATGTAAAAAAGGCAGACTTACCTATAGATAGATGCACCCCTGAAATTTTTGACATCATTTTAAAACCTCATGTTTTAAAGATTACCAACCAGCTTACAGCTTTGTAAGACTTAATATATTTCCGATAATTCAAAcccaaagtcaaagttaaaatatcacTTATTCAATTTATACCACGCAATTATTAATATCAATAAATCTACAACGGGTACAGTGATTCCCTCACGCAATCcccataaaattttgtaattccACCGCGTTTTCTCTCCGCTTTCACGAGGTTATGTATTCCGTCTTCAGCTGCACGTTGAAATTACACGACTGTTTTGTGGTGAATATTAGGAGTTTTGCATTTACATGCAGATTCGGCACGGCCTGTGCATGCGCACCGTACGACGCACGAGTCACCTAGTTGTCGCGCCTATTGTCCGCGCCGCTGGGTGAGCCACCATTACCTCACACTATCAATATTGGGTTACAAGAATTAACCTCAAGGTCCCCTTTTGGGAACAAACAGAAGAGGTATAAATACAAAGACGGCCAACAATACCAAGCAGTCGACGTCGAAACTCGTGCAAAATGTATGCGCCCCGTGTCCTCCTCTTGTGTTGTGTTGCGGGTACGTCAAGTGAACATTTAGGTGGATGATTTAGTGGTGGTAGTGGTGACTGCTTATAATCGTAaaatgggttcgattccctcaaaaatattatagaatgtgcaaaaaatatattttaggtgTTTTGTTGTGAAAAAGTGAATTTTTTCGGTGTTCTTGTCGAAGCAAATACTAATTTTACCGTGAACATCATCTATACAAATATTGTGTTAGATTCCCGTTATGATACGTATTTAAAGATTGTCTTTGATttgaattgttttaattatttaatgtttgaaAAGCTTGAAACAGACTTCGAACAATATTTTGTTCCAGcatctaatatttataaaattttatttacattgaaaagaaaagaatacatatcaattaaaataaaactatcctaaacgtaaaatacctacataaaaaagacaaataataataacaatgtaaactaaaacaaattaaaataaataatgctaTCCTTGCCTaaaatattgtacctaattaCCTATTGCGTTTATAATTTTCAATCTTTTTGGTTTGCATATTTGAAGTGTAGATCAGATAATTCGTGTTAATATCTATATTTAGTTAGTTCCGCAAAGGGTTCAAACATGTACGTTTTCATGCGGTcaaattagtattattttaaagcacaaaataaataattttaattaagtaggtacatacacattttgtaataatgaaaaaaacttGATCTGTAGttaaagtaatgttttttttgttttaggtaaCGCTTTAGGCTACTACCCCCAAAGAGATGCACCCTACAACCTCGGCCCCAATGACCCGTATTCAGTAGCCGTCAACCCGAACCTCATCCCTGAGCCATCACAAAGGCTCTTCTGGAACAAACTCGGGAACAACGGGCAAGGAAGCAACCAGGTCGGGGGCACCGGCTTGTGGGCCATGTTCACCAACAAATTCCCATTTCTTGGGAACATGTTTGGTCGGATGGAGCTGCCTAACCAATACGGACCGCCTCAGTTCAACTCGAACCAGTACGATTACTATAGCGCCCAAGGATACCAGAGTCAGCCGCAGTACAACCAAGTTCCACCTCAATTCTATCAAGGGCAGCAGTTCTATCAGCAGCAATTCCCTCGGAACTTCGCTCCTGCTGGTCGCGACGTGGCTCTGACTGATGATGCAGTTATAGTGACTCCACCGCACGTGCCGATAGCGCCCGCGCCAGTGCCGGCGCCAGAACCAGCTCCTGGTGGCTACCAGTATAATAAGCCTCAATACAGGCTCGAACTGCCCCATAAATAATTGTAACCAAATAGTTTTTTCAACCGGGTTTCTTCGGCGTTTCGACTACCCCTGTTTTTGTCTATAGTAAAAGCTTCTATGTGAGTCTGTTACTCAAATTAATTGTAATAAGTGATGTACAATTTATTGGGAGGGTAAAAACTCTACATTCGAAACGCCGAAGTTTGACCACGCTCCCTGTTGTAGCTTTTTGAAACGTTGCGGGCTTAATTAATAGACTAAAGACTTGGTGCCTTACGAGAAAAGTGGTGCAATGTTGCGCAAAATTGTACGGGTATTAGTAAATTTAGAAGAGGCTCTCTTCAGTATTAGGTAAAGTACTTTGAGTACACTGCCTTACATGATATGATTTGAATTAAACATACTTTTAAGCCTTTTTAACAACACTAATGATTTAGAAGCCGTTTCTTTCACGGTTTATCTGATTTTTAGTTagataataatagtattttataatattttataagactacttatatataatataccaaacaatgttgaaaataaatttttagtatTAATTGAACTCCCATCCTGATTTAAACAtaagcttaaatttatttagtgtaaaaatatatttcacttttacactaaaatataTTGAAACTACATTAGTTACTTTTAAACTAAGATATctgggcccgattgcataacaaagtacaagctaatactattagcgattttgtattgaaattcactaatactattagcttgtactttattatgcaattgggccctggtaTACGAGGCGTGGCCTATAAtaagagcaaaaaattaaaacatagatcgtcctcgtcaaactgaacaacattagttcagcgacatttaaaaataatggagtctttgaaatttccctttttcatacaaattaaatactgctatcaatgtacgccatcatagaacacaactgacgtcgcctgtcacgctacaaacatcaagtaTTTTGCtatacattgcttcttcgaataaacttaaaagtgtaataattttaacagtCGCTGAACGAATGTTGTTCAGTtggacgagtatgatctatgttttaattatttgctcgtattaaaggccacacccggtatgtatttaataattatgaacTAAATCACACCatgttacaaaatataatataattagcgTTTCTGAATAGTTAACAACGTCCGCAGGTATTCAATTGTCTGCAGAAGAATAAGATTTTATAGTTTCTTACATACATCAACTTTAATTATCCCAATTAACGTTTTCTGTAGTACAGAGAAACAACATAAGTAGTAAGAGGTTAATCacatattaaacagttgcgataATTACAAGCTTGACTAAGATTAAGTTACTTAATTGGCTATCCGAAAAATGTTTTGTAATTAATGCAGACACTGTTTAATTAATAACGTTAAGGAAGTCAAATTCTTTCTAAAGCAAACATAAGTCAAAttctgttaaataaataaaaatcgaacAGTTTTCACCAGAGAAGACACTGGACATagg
Above is a window of Choristoneura fumiferana chromosome 18, NRCan_CFum_1, whole genome shotgun sequence DNA encoding:
- the LOC141437788 gene encoding uncharacterized protein, whose amino-acid sequence is MYAPRVLLLCCVAGNALGYYPQRDAPYNLGPNDPYSVAVNPNLIPEPSQRLFWNKLGNNGQGSNQVGGTGLWAMFTNKFPFLGNMFGRMELPNQYGPPQFNSNQYDYYSAQGYQSQPQYNQVPPQFYQGQQFYQQQFPRNFAPAGRDVALTDDAVIVTPPHVPIAPAPVPAPEPAPGGYQYNKPQYRLELPHK